Proteins encoded within one genomic window of Haloimpatiens massiliensis:
- the feoB gene encoding ferrous iron transport protein B encodes MNKEIVVALAGNPNCGKTSLFNALTGARQHVGNWPGVTVEKKEGKLKRENEILNIVDLPGTYSLGAYSEDEVVARNFILDGDADVIINVVDATNVERNLYLTTQILEINPNVVVALNMMDEAENKDIKIDINKISKKLGVPIVPIVATKKEGIDKLIEEVIKLSKNKKKQGFKIDYGKDMENQILQVQNEISACVEENSYPLNWMAIKLFENDNKIVELIKSKSCGDKILKKVENGVDIVTKAAGYEPEALIIDKKYEFIGNVTEGAILRKDENKDTITDKIDKVVTNKWLGIPIFAVIMFFVYQITMKFGNDLLGGYVETAFEALSEWASTLVPDNMFGRFIVEGVIGGLGSIFPFVPLILVMYLLISLLEDVGYMARAAYVMDRFMTSIGLHGKTAVSMIIGSGCNIAGIMSTRTLESKKDRMVAILINPFVSCSARLPVYALFAGAFFGDTNVGPFSGAGIVIFSLYALGIIVAIVAGKFLSSTLFKGENSYFVMELPPYRIPTAKSILTHMWEKASAFVKKAGTIIFGVVILVFFLSNFPLGVEPASAESILGRIGGFVAPIFKPAGFGTWQAGVSLVTGILAKETVVTTLGGIYAGGDEGVKLAMALKEVFTPLSAYAFMVMNLLYTPCAAALGAVKKETNSVKWTIFSAVYSFVIAWVFAVVIFQVGTLMGL; translated from the coding sequence TTGAATAAGGAAATAGTAGTGGCGTTAGCTGGAAATCCTAACTGCGGAAAGACTAGCCTTTTCAATGCTCTTACAGGAGCAAGACAACACGTGGGTAATTGGCCGGGTGTAACAGTAGAAAAGAAGGAAGGAAAACTTAAAAGAGAAAATGAAATACTTAATATTGTAGATTTACCAGGGACATATAGCCTTGGGGCCTATTCAGAAGATGAAGTGGTGGCTCGTAACTTTATATTGGATGGAGATGCAGATGTAATAATAAATGTAGTAGATGCCACTAATGTAGAGAGAAATCTATATTTAACCACTCAAATATTAGAAATAAATCCTAATGTAGTAGTGGCTTTAAATATGATGGATGAAGCGGAAAATAAGGACATAAAAATAGATATAAATAAGATATCTAAGAAATTAGGAGTACCAATAGTTCCAATAGTTGCAACAAAAAAAGAAGGTATAGATAAACTTATAGAAGAGGTTATTAAACTAAGTAAGAATAAGAAAAAACAAGGCTTTAAGATAGACTATGGAAAGGATATGGAAAATCAAATATTGCAGGTGCAAAATGAAATTTCAGCTTGTGTAGAGGAAAATTCTTATCCTTTAAATTGGATGGCTATAAAGTTATTTGAGAATGACAATAAAATAGTAGAACTTATAAAATCAAAATCCTGCGGAGATAAAATATTAAAAAAGGTTGAAAATGGAGTGGACATTGTAACCAAAGCCGCTGGATATGAACCAGAAGCACTTATAATAGATAAAAAGTATGAATTTATTGGAAATGTAACAGAGGGTGCCATTTTAAGGAAAGATGAAAATAAAGATACAATAACAGATAAGATAGACAAGGTTGTAACTAATAAGTGGCTTGGAATACCTATATTTGCAGTAATTATGTTCTTTGTTTATCAAATTACTATGAAATTTGGTAATGATTTATTGGGAGGATATGTAGAAACTGCATTTGAAGCTTTATCAGAATGGGCAAGTACCTTAGTGCCAGATAATATGTTTGGAAGATTTATAGTTGAAGGAGTCATAGGAGGATTAGGGTCTATTTTCCCATTTGTACCACTCATATTAGTAATGTATTTACTAATTTCCTTACTAGAAGATGTAGGATATATGGCCAGAGCGGCTTATGTTATGGATAGATTTATGACTTCCATAGGACTTCATGGAAAAACAGCTGTATCTATGATAATAGGTTCAGGTTGCAACATAGCAGGAATAATGTCTACAAGAACTTTAGAAAGCAAGAAAGATAGAATGGTTGCCATACTTATAAATCCTTTTGTATCTTGTAGTGCTAGACTTCCAGTATATGCACTATTTGCTGGGGCTTTCTTTGGTGATACTAATGTAGGACCTTTTTCAGGGGCAGGTATAGTAATATTTTCATTATATGCATTGGGAATTATAGTAGCTATAGTAGCAGGAAAATTTTTAAGCAGCACTTTATTTAAGGGTGAAAATTCATACTTTGTAATGGAACTACCTCCATATAGAATTCCTACAGCAAAGAGTATACTTACTCATATGTGGGAAAAGGCATCAGCTTTTGTTAAAAAGGCAGGAACAATAATATTTGGAGTGGTAATATTAGTATTCTTCTTAAGTAACTTCCCATTGGGTGTAGAGCCTGCAAGTGCAGAAAGCATACTTGGAAGAATAGGTGGATTTGTAGCGCCTATATTCAAACCAGCAGGTTTTGGCACATGGCAAGCAGGAGTTTCTCTAGTAACAGGCATATTGGCAAAAGAAACTGTAGTTACTACCTTAGGAGGTATATACGCTGGAGGAGATGAAGGTGTTAAGCTAGCTATGGCATTAAAAGAAGTATTTACTCCACTATCTGCTTATGCATTCATGGTTATGAATCTTCTATACACACCATGCGCTGCAGCCTTAGGTGCAGTAAAAAAGGAAACTAATTCTGTAAAATGGACTATTTTCTCAGCAGTGTACAGCTTTGTCATAGCTTGGGTATTTGCAGTAGTTATATTCCAAGTGGGAACATTAATGGGACTTTAA
- a CDS encoding FeoC-like transcriptional regulator — protein MKLLKIIGNKGFYSKSAIARELGITESFLEEMVEQLLRIGYIERVKEEACAGGCKGCAKSCCCSSNNSNVNFIRITEKGKLRL, from the coding sequence ATGAAATTACTAAAGATAATAGGAAATAAGGGATTTTATTCTAAAAGTGCTATAGCTAGAGAGCTGGGTATAACGGAAAGTTTTTTAGAGGAAATGGTAGAACAACTTCTGAGAATAGGATATATAGAAAGAGTAAAAGAAGAGGCATGTGCTGGAGGATGCAAGGGCTGTGCAAAATCCTGCTGTTGCTCTTCTAATAATTCTAATGTAAATTTTATAAGGATAACAGAAAAAGGAAAACTACGTCTGTAA
- a CDS encoding YitT family protein, with protein sequence MRDKKFFIRMFFIVLGTFIYAVGTNIFITPHKLLSGGVAGMSLMGQYITKIPSGYWIFIINIPLFIIGCRKIDLDFILYSAVGAVSVSVFLILTKDLSNYVIVKDINIATLFGSIITGYGLGLIFKHRASLGGTDIIMVIIRKSTGADVSKLFFLINGITVLLGAFVIGLQNTLYTLVLMYVTGVVMEKVMKGFDKQNIVIIVTEKAKEVSDAIMEATGRGTTYLYGEGGYTGNQKKIIYCLMTNSQLNKVKKLTESLDSSALISISQAQEIKGKGFFTPAI encoded by the coding sequence GTGAGGGATAAAAAGTTTTTTATTAGAATGTTTTTTATAGTTTTAGGAACCTTTATATATGCGGTAGGGACTAACATATTTATTACACCACATAAACTTTTAAGTGGAGGGGTTGCAGGAATGTCCCTTATGGGTCAGTATATAACTAAAATACCTTCAGGATATTGGATATTTATAATAAATATACCTTTATTTATAATTGGATGTAGAAAAATAGATTTGGATTTTATATTGTATAGTGCTGTAGGTGCTGTATCCGTATCAGTTTTTTTAATTTTAACAAAGGATTTATCAAATTATGTAATTGTAAAAGATATAAATATAGCTACACTTTTTGGTTCTATAATTACAGGTTATGGACTGGGGCTAATATTTAAACATAGAGCGTCTTTAGGTGGTACAGACATAATTATGGTTATTATAAGAAAAAGTACTGGAGCAGACGTGTCGAAGTTATTTTTCTTAATAAATGGCATAACAGTGTTGCTAGGGGCTTTTGTTATAGGACTACAAAATACACTGTACACTTTAGTATTAATGTATGTAACTGGTGTAGTTATGGAAAAGGTAATGAAGGGTTTTGATAAACAAAATATAGTTATAATAGTTACGGAAAAAGCAAAGGAAGTGTCTGATGCCATAATGGAGGCCACAGGTAGAGGAACTACTTATCTATATGGGGAAGGTGGTTATACTGGCAACCAAAAGAAAATAATTTACTGTCTTATGACTAACAGTCAACTAAATAAGGTAAAAAAACTAACAGAATCTTTAGATTCATCAGCTCTTATATCCATATCACAAGCACAGGAAATAAAGGGCAAAGGATTTTTTACACCAGCAATATAG
- a CDS encoding amino acid ABC transporter substrate-binding protein: MKKIVLALVGVLLVSALSGCGVKKDHSSSKESTKDKFVVGLDDSFPPMGFRDENGEIVGFDIDLAKEVAKRTGLSVEFKPVDWDGILLSLNNKDIDLIWNGLTITEERKEKIGFSESYLKNRQIIVVSKDSNIKSKKDLNGKIVAVQMGSSSDEALNKEADLVKEIKEIKKYSNNTEALMDLKYNRVNAVVIDEVVARYYISKKPGVYKILEDNFGEEEYGVGYRKNDTEFGEKIDKALKQIKEDGTMDNIYKKWFGEE, translated from the coding sequence ATGAAAAAAATAGTATTAGCATTAGTTGGAGTTTTATTAGTAAGTGCATTGTCAGGTTGTGGGGTGAAAAAAGATCATAGCAGCTCTAAAGAAAGCACTAAAGATAAGTTTGTAGTAGGATTGGATGACAGCTTTCCTCCTATGGGATTTAGAGATGAAAATGGTGAAATTGTTGGATTTGACATAGATTTAGCTAAAGAGGTGGCTAAGAGGACAGGCCTTTCAGTGGAGTTTAAGCCAGTGGATTGGGATGGAATACTTTTAAGCTTAAATAATAAAGACATTGATCTTATATGGAATGGACTTACTATAACTGAGGAGAGAAAAGAAAAGATAGGTTTTTCGGAAAGCTATTTAAAAAACAGACAGATAATTGTGGTGTCTAAGGACTCCAATATAAAAAGCAAAAAAGACTTAAATGGAAAAATAGTAGCAGTTCAAATGGGCAGCAGCAGTGATGAAGCTTTAAATAAGGAAGCGGATTTAGTTAAGGAAATAAAGGAAATAAAGAAATACTCAAACAACACAGAGGCTCTTATGGATTTGAAATATAATCGTGTAAATGCAGTAGTTATAGATGAAGTGGTGGCTAGATATTATATTAGCAAAAAGCCAGGGGTTTACAAAATATTAGAAGACAATTTTGGAGAAGAAGAATATGGTGTGGGCTATAGAAAAAATGATACAGAGTTTGGTGAAAAAATAGACAAGGCTCTAAAGCAGATAAAAGAAGATGGAACCATGGATAACATATATAAAAAATGGTTTGGAGAAGAGTAG
- a CDS encoding amino acid ABC transporter permease, protein MDKMIIYILKGSIVTLKLYVLTIVLSIPLGTIIALAKTFKPFEKILGIYTWIFRGTPLLLQLFFLYYGLPVLGIKLTEFSAALITFILNYSAYFAEIIRGGVMSIDQGQYEGAKVLGMNYMQTMRRIILPQAFLRIIPSICNEAINLVKDTALVTVIGMGEILRNSKEIVTREFTIVPFFIAAIIYLGISSLIVIFFRRLEKNNKLATSK, encoded by the coding sequence ATGGATAAGATGATAATTTATATATTAAAGGGCAGCATTGTTACTTTAAAGTTATATGTATTAACTATAGTTTTATCAATTCCACTAGGTACTATAATAGCCCTGGCAAAAACTTTTAAGCCTTTTGAAAAGATACTAGGAATTTACACATGGATTTTTAGGGGGACACCTTTACTATTGCAACTATTCTTTTTATACTATGGACTTCCAGTGCTGGGTATAAAGCTTACGGAGTTTTCAGCAGCTTTAATTACTTTTATACTAAATTATTCAGCTTATTTTGCAGAAATAATAAGAGGAGGTGTCATGTCCATAGACCAAGGTCAATATGAAGGAGCTAAGGTTTTAGGCATGAATTACATGCAAACTATGAGGAGAATAATACTTCCTCAGGCATTTTTAAGAATTATACCTTCTATTTGCAATGAAGCTATAAATTTAGTAAAGGATACTGCTCTAGTAACGGTAATAGGTATGGGAGAAATCCTCAGAAACTCTAAGGAAATAGTAACTAGAGAATTTACTATAGTACCTTTTTTTATAGCTGCAATTATTTACTTAGGTATAAGCTCGCTGATTGTAATATTCTTTAGAAGGCTAGAGAAAAATAATAAATTAGCTACTTCTAAATAA
- a CDS encoding amino acid ABC transporter ATP-binding protein: MNAINLVNVSKSFGDLSVLKGINLNVKSGEVVSIIGPSGSGKSTLLRSIIKLEEIDEGIIEIKEKAIVNIKQGKKEKVEKDVLNKYVKSIGMVFQNFNLFPHKTVMENIMEAPRVVQKISREEGEKKGEELLSMVGLLEKKHSYPCELSGGQKQRVAIARALAMNPDILLFDEPTSALDPELVREVLQVINKLAKESGKTMVIVTHEIAFALEISNRMVFMDKGEILEDSTPEKMRNTVNKRIKGFFERK; the protein is encoded by the coding sequence ATGAATGCTATAAATTTAGTTAATGTAAGTAAAAGCTTCGGAGATTTAAGTGTATTAAAGGGTATAAATTTAAATGTAAAATCCGGAGAAGTAGTAAGTATAATAGGACCATCAGGCAGTGGTAAAAGTACTTTGTTAAGGTCAATAATAAAACTTGAAGAAATAGATGAAGGTATAATAGAAATTAAGGAAAAAGCAATAGTTAATATAAAGCAGGGGAAAAAGGAAAAAGTCGAAAAAGATGTATTAAATAAGTATGTTAAAAGTATTGGTATGGTGTTTCAAAACTTTAACTTATTTCCTCATAAAACGGTAATGGAAAATATCATGGAGGCTCCACGGGTGGTACAAAAGATATCAAGGGAAGAAGGGGAGAAAAAAGGCGAAGAACTTCTTTCCATGGTGGGACTTTTAGAGAAAAAGCATTCGTATCCTTGTGAGCTTTCAGGGGGACAGAAGCAAAGAGTTGCTATAGCAAGAGCTCTTGCTATGAATCCAGATATACTTTTATTTGATGAGCCTACATCAGCTTTGGATCCGGAGCTTGTTAGAGAAGTTCTGCAGGTTATAAATAAACTTGCTAAGGAAAGTGGTAAAACTATGGTTATAGTAACTCATGAAATAGCCTTTGCTTTAGAAATAAGTAACAGAATGGTATTTATGGACAAGGGAGAAATATTAGAGGATTCAACTCCTGAGAAAATGAGAAATACAGTGAATAAAAGAATAAAGGGATTTTTTGAAAGAAAATAA